CCGCCCGGACGTGGCCAAGGCGCTCCGTCGGTCCTCCGGTTTCCTGCGGCGGGAGCTCGGCCATCTCCTCGGCCTGCGGTACGCCCCCGAACTGCAGTTCCACTTCGACGACTCGTTCGACCGCGGCGCCCGGATCGACGCGATCCTCCGCGAAATCCCGGAGGGGGAGGAGGGTCCGGATGAGGGGTGATCTCTCCGCCATCTGCCGGGTCCTGCGGGAAAAGGACCGCTTCCTCGTCGCATGCCACGAAAATCCGGAAGGGGACGCGATCGGGTCCGAGCTTGCGCTCGCTCTCGCCCTGCGGAAGATGGGAAAGACCGCGACGGTGCTGAACGCCGACCCGGTTCCCGCCAATCTTCTCTTCCTTCCGGGAGCCGGCACGGTCGTCTTCGCGGAGGACGGTTCGAAGTACGACGTGGCGGTCGTGGTGGATTGCGGCTCTCC
The Deltaproteobacteria bacterium DNA segment above includes these coding regions:
- the rbfA gene encoding 30S ribosome-binding factor RbfA; amino-acid sequence: MKGRGDRPVRVGERIREELSLLLLRKVNDPGLAQVTVTEVSVTKDLRIAHVNYSALVAPSGRPDVAKALRRSSGFLRRELGHLLGLRYAPELQFHFDDSFDRGARIDAILREIPEGEEGPDEG